The following proteins are co-located in the Trichormus variabilis 0441 genome:
- a CDS encoding NAD(P)/FAD-dependent oxidoreductase: MVASLEPHQVVIVGGGFGGLYAAKALAKANVNVTLIDKRNFHLFQPLLYQVATGTLSPADISAPLRSVLSKSKNTKVLLGEVNDIDPKVQQIIVGDKVVPYDTLIVATGAKHSYFGKDNWQELAPGLKTVEDAIEMRRRIFGAFEAAEKETDPEKRKAFLTFVIVGGGPTGVELAGAIAELAYKTLQEDFRNINTSETRILLLQGGDRILPHIAPELSQAATTSLREFGVVVQTKTRVTSIENDIVTFKQGDELQTITSKTILWAAGVKASAMGQVLAQRTGVECDRAGRAIVEPDLSIKGHKNIFVVGDLANFSHQNGQPLPSVAPVAIQEGEYVAKLIKKRLQGKTLPAFKYNDHGSLAMIGQNAAVVDLGLVKLQGFSAWAFWLLIHIYFLIEFDSKLLVMIQWAWNYFTRKRGSRLITGKESLAFANNFDDSNATNNYAAASNRQPLNV, translated from the coding sequence ATGGTAGCTTCACTTGAACCACATCAGGTTGTAATCGTTGGTGGTGGCTTTGGTGGACTGTATGCAGCAAAAGCACTGGCTAAAGCTAATGTAAATGTTACTCTCATCGATAAACGTAACTTTCACTTATTTCAGCCACTTTTATATCAAGTTGCGACAGGTACGCTATCACCGGCTGATATTTCCGCACCATTGCGCTCTGTACTCAGCAAAAGTAAGAATACAAAAGTGTTGCTGGGAGAAGTTAATGATATTGATCCCAAGGTACAACAAATTATTGTTGGTGATAAAGTAGTCCCTTATGACACCTTAATTGTCGCCACAGGTGCAAAGCATTCTTATTTTGGTAAGGATAATTGGCAAGAATTAGCGCCTGGCTTGAAAACTGTGGAAGATGCGATAGAAATGCGTCGCCGGATATTTGGCGCATTTGAAGCCGCAGAAAAAGAAACAGACCCCGAAAAACGCAAGGCTTTCTTGACTTTTGTGATTGTGGGTGGTGGCCCTACAGGAGTAGAATTAGCTGGAGCGATCGCCGAGTTAGCATACAAAACTCTCCAAGAAGATTTCCGCAATATTAACACCTCAGAAACCAGAATATTACTATTGCAAGGTGGCGATCGCATCCTCCCACACATTGCACCAGAATTATCCCAAGCAGCCACAACATCTCTGCGAGAGTTCGGTGTGGTTGTCCAGACAAAAACAAGAGTGACAAGTATTGAAAACGACATCGTTACCTTTAAGCAAGGCGATGAATTGCAAACAATAACCTCCAAGACAATATTATGGGCAGCAGGTGTGAAAGCATCGGCGATGGGGCAAGTTTTAGCCCAACGAACTGGGGTAGAATGCGATCGCGCCGGACGAGCGATCGTTGAACCAGACTTAAGTATTAAAGGACACAAAAATATTTTTGTTGTGGGAGACTTAGCTAACTTCTCGCACCAAAACGGTCAACCTCTTCCTAGTGTTGCACCAGTCGCCATCCAAGAAGGTGAATACGTCGCCAAATTGATTAAAAAACGCTTGCAAGGTAAAACTCTGCCAGCCTTCAAATATAATGATCACGGTAGCCTAGCGATGATTGGGCAAAATGCAGCCGTTGTAGACTTAGGCTTAGTCAAGTTGCAAGGCTTCTCTGCATGGGCATTCTGGCTATTAATTCACATCTACTTCCTCATTGAGTTTGACAGCAAATTATTAGTCATGATTCAGTGGGCGTGGAACTACTTCACTCGCAAACGTGGTTCAAGATTGATTACTGGAAAAGAATCACTAGCATTTGCCAACAATTTTGACGATAGCAACGCTACAAATAATTACGCAGCAGCCAGCAATAGACAGCCACTAAATGTCTAG
- a CDS encoding orange carotenoid protein N-terminal domain-containing protein: MTFTQTGDPTIRKYVQSWQKLDVDEQLALFWFIYKEMGGAITPAAPGASTVSPAIAEGLFNQVKELNHEQQLQLQRDLIRRVDNQLSREYGSLGDTTKLLFWYLLSQGMENATIVPFPAGYTLSSESQELLEGIKGLGFEQQITLFRDYVSPMGAEAKAGAEI; encoded by the coding sequence ATGACTTTTACACAAACAGGTGATCCCACTATTCGTAAATATGTCCAATCATGGCAGAAATTGGATGTAGACGAACAATTGGCTTTGTTTTGGTTTATCTACAAAGAAATGGGCGGCGCAATTACACCAGCAGCCCCTGGCGCTAGCACCGTTTCCCCAGCAATTGCCGAAGGTTTATTTAATCAAGTCAAAGAATTGAATCATGAACAGCAATTGCAATTACAACGCGACTTGATTCGACGTGTAGATAACCAACTAAGCCGCGAATACGGCTCTTTGGGTGATACCACTAAGCTACTGTTTTGGTATCTTTTATCTCAAGGTATGGAAAATGCAACGATAGTTCCTTTTCCTGCTGGTTATACACTGTCTTCAGAATCCCAAGAACTGCTGGAAGGAATCAAAGGCTTAGGTTTTGAACAGCAGATTACTCTTTTCCGTGATTACGTTTCTCCAATGGGTGCTGAAGCAAAAGCAGGTGCGGAAATTTAG
- a CDS encoding NAD(P)/FAD-dependent oxidoreductase, whose product MVEALDNNPPHKVVIVGGGFGGLYAAKALAKAKVDVTLIDKRNFHLFQPLLYQVATGTLSPADISSPLRAVLSKSKNTQVLLGEVSDIDPEAQELVMGDEKIPYDTLIVATGAKHSYFGKDNWEEFAPGLKTVEDAIEMRRRIFTAFEAAEKEKDPAKRRAWLTFVVVGGGPTGVELAGAIAELAYKTLKEDFRNIDTTETQVILLEGLDRVLPPFAPELSQEAEISLKQLGVVVQTKTLVTNIENDIVTLKQGEEVKQIASKTVLWAAGVKASAMGKVLAERTGVECDRAGRVIVESDLSIKGHSNIFVVGDLANFSHQNGKPLPGVAPVAKQEGEYVAALVQKRLQGQTLPAFNYTDKGSLAMIGQNAAVVDLGFIKLKGFFAWLFWLVIHIYFLIEFDNKLVVMIQWVWNYVTRNRGARLITGQEVALEVKAVNNNGHYQATEKRLPVNV is encoded by the coding sequence ATGGTTGAAGCACTTGATAACAACCCACCACATAAAGTTGTGATTGTCGGTGGCGGTTTTGGTGGATTGTATGCAGCAAAAGCCCTGGCTAAAGCTAAAGTAGACGTGACTCTCATCGACAAGCGGAACTTTCACCTATTTCAGCCACTACTTTATCAAGTTGCAACAGGGACGCTATCACCAGCAGATATTTCCTCGCCTTTACGCGCAGTATTAAGTAAAAGCAAGAATACCCAAGTATTGCTGGGAGAAGTGAGCGATATTGACCCAGAAGCACAAGAATTGGTCATGGGTGATGAAAAAATTCCCTACGATACCTTAATTGTCGCCACTGGTGCAAAGCATTCCTACTTTGGTAAAGATAACTGGGAAGAGTTTGCACCTGGGTTGAAAACTGTAGAAGACGCTATCGAAATGCGTCGCCGCATCTTTACAGCTTTTGAAGCAGCCGAAAAAGAAAAAGACCCCGCAAAGCGTCGTGCTTGGTTGACCTTTGTGGTTGTCGGTGGCGGCCCTACTGGTGTAGAGTTAGCAGGAGCGATCGCAGAATTAGCCTACAAAACCCTTAAAGAAGATTTCCGCAACATCGACACCACCGAAACCCAAGTCATCCTCCTGGAAGGCTTAGATAGAGTCCTCCCTCCCTTTGCACCAGAATTATCCCAGGAAGCGGAAATATCCTTAAAGCAGTTGGGTGTGGTTGTCCAGACAAAAACCTTGGTAACCAATATTGAGAATGATATCGTCACCCTCAAACAAGGTGAAGAAGTAAAACAAATTGCCTCCAAGACTGTATTATGGGCAGCAGGTGTGAAAGCATCAGCTATGGGTAAAGTTTTAGCTGAACGAACTGGGGTAGAATGCGATCGCGCTGGCCGAGTCATCGTAGAATCAGACTTAAGCATTAAGGGACACAGCAATATTTTTGTTGTGGGAGACTTAGCCAACTTCTCTCACCAAAATGGTAAACCCCTCCCTGGTGTTGCACCCGTCGCCAAACAAGAAGGTGAATACGTCGCCGCATTGGTTCAAAAACGCCTGCAAGGTCAAACTTTACCAGCATTTAACTACACTGATAAGGGTAGTCTAGCGATGATTGGACAAAATGCTGCCGTTGTCGATTTAGGCTTCATCAAACTTAAAGGCTTCTTTGCATGGTTGTTCTGGTTAGTGATTCACATCTACTTCCTCATTGAGTTTGATAATAAGTTAGTAGTCATGATTCAATGGGTATGGAATTATGTGACTCGCAATCGTGGCGCTAGATTGATTACAGGCCAAGAAGTCGCTCTAGAGGTAAAAGCTGTCAACAATAACGGTCATTATCAGGCTACAGAAAAGAGGTTGCCGGTTAATGTCTAG
- a CDS encoding glutathione binding-like protein, whose protein sequence is MIDLYYWTTPNGHKITIFLEEVGLPYNIIPINIGAGDQFQPEFLKISPNNRIPAIFDNEPADGGAAISVFESGAILLYLAEKTGKLIPQSIRGRTEVLQWLFWQMAGLGPMAGQNHHFSSYAPEKIEYAINRYVNETGRLYAVLDKRLADREFVAGEYSIADIAAYPWIVPYERQSQNLENFPHLKRWFETIQIRPAVIRAYEKAEAFKNQALDIEKSRNLLFNQSANTIQR, encoded by the coding sequence ATGATTGACCTTTACTATTGGACAACCCCAAACGGCCACAAAATCACTATCTTCTTAGAAGAAGTCGGCTTACCCTACAACATCATCCCCATAAACATCGGTGCTGGCGACCAATTCCAGCCAGAATTTCTCAAAATCTCCCCGAATAATCGCATTCCCGCCATTTTTGACAATGAACCAGCAGATGGGGGTGCAGCGATTTCTGTGTTTGAGTCTGGTGCTATATTGTTGTATTTGGCAGAAAAAACCGGAAAATTAATTCCCCAAAGTATTAGGGGACGTACAGAGGTTCTACAATGGCTATTCTGGCAAATGGCAGGATTAGGCCCAATGGCCGGACAAAACCACCACTTTAGTAGTTATGCACCTGAAAAAATTGAGTATGCCATTAACCGCTACGTCAATGAAACAGGGCGCTTGTATGCAGTGTTGGATAAACGCCTTGCAGATAGAGAGTTTGTTGCTGGTGAATACTCTATTGCCGATATCGCTGCTTATCCTTGGATTGTGCCTTATGAACGCCAAAGCCAAAATTTAGAAAATTTTCCCCATCTCAAACGTTGGTTCGAGACAATTCAAATACGTCCGGCGGTCATTCGCGCCTATGAAAAAGCAGAAGCTTTTAAAAATCAGGCGCTAGATATTGAAAAGTCCCGAAACTTGTTATTTAACCAGTCAGCGAATACTATTCAGCGCTGA
- the smc gene encoding chromosome segregation protein SMC encodes MVHIKRVELTNFKSFGGTTSVPLLSGFTVVSGPNGSGKSNILDALLFCLGLASSKGMRADRLPDLVNNTQTAKSRSAVEAVVTVTFDLSDLVDASDQFSSVSGDEELSQDEAPSVNGNGHRATEWSVTRKLRVTHQGSYTSNYYINGVAATQTELHEELERLRIYPEGYNVVLQGDVTSIISMKGKERREIIDELAGVAAFDRKIHQAKGTLDEVKDKEDSCRIIESELTLQRDRLSQDRAKAERYQKLRTEFLEKQCWEAVLSWRSLQAQQEKLVTDIQAGDRHYGELTTHLASLNTEISQKTAELEQLNAHVKAMGEEELLAVQSTLATQEAERKQLQRQQTELETALQETTKRLTQTQQDIQQHQQGLGELAQAQDLERQSIVYCQQQRDEAQQALEKSREAAAEIASASEAWVQQQTALNRQIEAVLQTLEPQRTEQAQLRERNHQLQQLIGEQTELIANLEPQLAEKQADCERIETEFNSSSEPIQDLAQNLAATEQELQIQQDTQKRLLQEQRDKQRQLDRIEAQAQAQQEVQGTQASKVIIQSGMPGVCGLVVHLGRVEPKFQLALEIAAGARLGHIVVEDDGIAAAGIELLKQKRAGRATFLPLNKIQAHKFTQDATLRLANGFINYAVNLVDCDRRYKDIFNYVFGNTVVFANLEAARKNLGLYRIVTLDGELLETSGAMTGGSSNQRSSLRFGNTEAAESDEAIGLKQRLADIDRILNRCGDAIANLSIKTKQLSQELTETRQARREQQLQLEQLQKDIKTLTAQLAGTRSQLTQNTEKFTTAQSRLEILDRELPGQESQLQQLRHTLAELEASQTPSEWQQIQATIKTQEQQIQQRETAFREAEQRLKNLENQQQRLQERIQEAQQRITEYQTQQTTSTEAIHRVSQQTTTINAQITQTRAKLSELEQHLGVEKQKRDTIEQEVRSHLLRQQQLEWEIQKLEETQLKRREDVTALQSQLQELIPELPNPLPEVPDKVDLEELQKELRSLSKRLQAMEPVNMLALEEYERTQKRLEELTQKLETLEAERTELLLRIENFTTLRQIAFKEAFDAVNENFQSIFATLSDGDGYLQLDNPEDPFNSGLNLVAHPKGKPVQRLASMSGGEKSLTALSFIFALQRYRPSPFYAFDEVDMFLDGANVERLSRMIKQQAQQAQFIVVSLRRPMIESAERTIGVTQARGAYTQVLGIKLSSSNTSA; translated from the coding sequence ATGGTGCATATTAAGCGCGTAGAACTTACCAATTTCAAATCCTTCGGCGGTACGACCTCTGTCCCATTGCTGTCGGGGTTCACTGTCGTATCTGGGCCTAATGGTTCGGGTAAGTCTAATATTTTGGATGCGCTGTTGTTTTGTTTGGGACTGGCTAGTTCTAAGGGGATGCGAGCAGACCGCTTACCCGATTTGGTTAATAATACTCAAACGGCGAAAAGTCGCTCGGCGGTGGAAGCTGTGGTGACGGTGACATTTGATTTATCTGATTTGGTGGATGCGAGTGATCAATTTTCATCTGTCAGTGGTGATGAAGAATTATCCCAGGATGAAGCGCCTAGTGTAAATGGGAATGGTCACAGAGCCACAGAATGGAGTGTAACTCGGAAACTGCGGGTGACCCATCAGGGTAGTTATACCTCGAATTACTACATCAATGGGGTTGCGGCGACGCAGACAGAGTTACATGAGGAGTTGGAGAGGCTGCGGATTTACCCTGAAGGTTATAACGTGGTGTTGCAAGGGGATGTCACCAGCATTATTTCCATGAAGGGGAAGGAACGGCGGGAAATTATTGATGAGTTGGCGGGGGTGGCGGCCTTTGATAGGAAGATTCACCAAGCCAAGGGAACTTTGGATGAGGTGAAGGATAAGGAAGATAGTTGTCGGATTATTGAGTCTGAGTTAACTTTACAACGCGATCGCCTTTCCCAAGACCGAGCGAAGGCGGAGAGGTATCAAAAGTTACGCACGGAGTTTTTAGAAAAGCAATGTTGGGAAGCGGTATTATCTTGGCGTTCCCTACAAGCACAACAAGAGAAGTTAGTTACAGATATTCAAGCAGGCGATCGCCATTATGGGGAACTGACAACTCATCTGGCAAGCTTAAATACGGAAATTTCTCAAAAAACGGCTGAATTGGAACAGCTAAATGCTCATGTGAAAGCAATGGGGGAAGAGGAACTGCTGGCGGTACAATCTACCCTAGCTACCCAAGAAGCGGAACGAAAGCAACTCCAGCGTCAGCAAACGGAGTTAGAAACGGCTTTGCAAGAAACTACCAAACGTTTGACGCAAACTCAGCAAGATATCCAACAACATCAGCAAGGTTTGGGTGAACTGGCGCAAGCACAGGATTTAGAAAGACAATCGATTGTTTATTGTCAGCAGCAACGGGATGAAGCACAACAAGCTTTGGAAAAGTCCCGTGAAGCCGCAGCAGAAATCGCCTCAGCCTCGGAAGCCTGGGTACAACAACAAACGGCGTTAAACCGGCAAATTGAGGCTGTGTTGCAAACTCTGGAACCGCAACGTACAGAACAGGCGCAACTGCGGGAACGGAATCACCAGTTACAGCAGTTAATTGGGGAGCAAACAGAGTTAATTGCTAATTTGGAACCGCAATTGGCGGAGAAACAAGCTGATTGTGAACGCATAGAAACAGAATTTAACTCTTCTAGTGAACCCATCCAAGATTTAGCCCAAAATCTTGCAGCCACAGAACAGGAATTACAAATCCAGCAAGATACCCAAAAGCGGCTATTGCAAGAACAACGAGACAAACAACGTCAGCTAGATAGAATTGAGGCGCAAGCACAAGCACAGCAAGAGGTACAAGGAACTCAAGCCAGTAAGGTGATTATCCAGTCAGGAATGCCTGGGGTGTGCGGCTTGGTGGTACATTTGGGACGGGTAGAACCCAAGTTTCAATTAGCGTTAGAAATTGCGGCTGGGGCGCGGCTGGGACACATTGTGGTGGAAGATGATGGTATAGCAGCCGCCGGGATTGAACTACTCAAACAAAAACGGGCTGGGAGAGCAACGTTTTTACCGTTAAATAAAATTCAGGCTCACAAATTTACCCAGGATGCAACGCTGCGTTTAGCTAATGGTTTCATTAACTATGCCGTGAATTTGGTAGACTGCGATCGCCGTTATAAAGACATCTTCAATTACGTCTTTGGTAATACAGTAGTCTTCGCCAACTTGGAAGCAGCGCGGAAAAATCTCGGCTTATATCGCATCGTCACCTTGGATGGGGAACTACTAGAAACCAGTGGCGCGATGACTGGGGGAAGTAGTAACCAGCGTTCCTCCCTACGGTTTGGTAACACCGAAGCCGCAGAATCAGATGAAGCCATTGGTTTAAAACAGCGTTTAGCCGATATTGATCGGATTTTAAACCGTTGTGGTGATGCGATCGCTAATTTATCCATCAAAACCAAACAACTATCCCAAGAACTCACCGAAACCCGACAAGCAAGGCGAGAACAGCAGTTACAGCTGGAACAGTTACAAAAAGATATTAAAACTTTAACAGCCCAATTAGCAGGGACGCGATCGCAACTCACCCAAAACACCGAAAAATTTACCACAGCCCAATCTCGTCTGGAAATTCTGGATAGGGAGTTACCAGGACAAGAAAGCCAATTACAACAACTACGCCATACCCTAGCCGAGTTAGAAGCCTCCCAAACCCCCAGCGAATGGCAACAAATTCAGGCGACAATTAAAACCCAAGAACAACAAATACAACAACGGGAAACCGCCTTTAGGGAAGCCGAACAACGCCTAAAAAATCTGGAAAATCAACAACAGCGTTTACAAGAACGCATCCAAGAAGCCCAACAACGCATCACCGAATATCAAACCCAACAAACCACTTCTACAGAAGCGATTCATCGCGTCTCCCAACAAACCACAACCATAAACGCACAAATCACCCAAACCCGCGCCAAACTCAGCGAACTAGAACAACACCTGGGCGTAGAAAAACAAAAACGCGACACAATTGAACAAGAAGTGCGGTCGCATCTCCTACGTCAGCAACAATTAGAATGGGAAATCCAAAAGCTGGAAGAAACCCAACTCAAACGCCGGGAAGACGTAACCGCCTTACAAAGCCAGTTACAGGAACTAATCCCAGAACTGCCCAACCCTTTGCCAGAAGTCCCAGACAAGGTAGACTTAGAAGAATTGCAGAAAGAATTGCGATCGCTCTCCAAACGTCTCCAAGCAATGGAACCTGTGAATATGCTGGCGTTGGAAGAATACGAACGCACCCAAAAGCGTCTAGAAGAACTCACACAAAAATTAGAGACCCTAGAAGCAGAACGCACCGAATTACTCCTCCGCATTGAAAACTTCACCACCTTGCGCCAAATCGCCTTTAAAGAAGCCTTCGACGCTGTAAATGAAAATTTCCAATCCATCTTCGCCACCCTGTCTGACGGCGACGGCTACCTGCAATTAGATAACCCAGAAGACCCCTTTAACAGTGGCTTGAACTTAGTCGCCCACCCCAAAGGAAAACCAGTCCAAAGACTCGCCTCCATGTCCGGTGGTGAAAAATCCCTCACCGCCTTAAGCTTTATCTTTGCCCTGCAACGCTATCGCCCCTCACCCTTTTACGCCTTTGATGAAGTAGATATGTTCCTCGATGGGGCAAACGTAGAACGATTGTCAAGAATGATTAAACAACAAGCCCAACAGGCACAGTTCATAGTTGTGAGTTTGCGCCGTCCGATGATAGAATCAGCCGAACGCACAATCGGCGTTACTCAAGCACGAGGAGCTTATACTCAAGTTTTGGGAATTAAGTTATCATCCTCGAATACATCTGCTTGA
- a CDS encoding universal stress protein translates to MYQKILVAVENSEIGQHIFEQGVNLAKVSNAEIMLLHVISPVEDPYITPIFLQPDTTYPAWQTESMDNYIQHWEKLKQEKLEWLRSLTDTAINIGVKTGFTQKMGDPGRTICEIARSWSADLIMVGRRGRAGLSEFLLGSVSNYVLHHAHGSVLVIQGKTLS, encoded by the coding sequence ATGTATCAGAAGATTTTGGTAGCAGTAGAAAACTCTGAGATAGGGCAACATATTTTTGAGCAGGGTGTAAATTTAGCCAAAGTAAGCAACGCTGAAATCATGTTGCTGCACGTTATATCTCCTGTGGAAGACCCATATATTACTCCTATATTTTTGCAACCAGATACTACTTATCCAGCTTGGCAAACAGAATCAATGGATAACTATATCCAGCATTGGGAAAAACTTAAACAGGAAAAACTAGAGTGGTTGCGATCGCTCACCGACACAGCGATTAATATCGGTGTGAAAACTGGATTTACCCAAAAAATGGGTGATCCAGGTAGGACAATATGTGAAATAGCCCGTAGCTGGTCGGCTGACCTAATTATGGTTGGTAGGCGTGGTCGTGCTGGACTCAGTGAGTTTTTATTAGGTAGTGTGAGTAATTACGTGTTGCATCATGCTCATGGCTCAGTTTTAGTTATACAGGGAAAAACTTTGTCGTAA